A region of Carassius auratus strain Wakin chromosome 41, ASM336829v1, whole genome shotgun sequence DNA encodes the following proteins:
- the LOC113059360 gene encoding free fatty acid receptor 2-like: MQHCDYYLCLTIYIFTFITGFPANVLAFYTLSRKVWRKPAPIDILLLNLIISDLLFLIFLPFKMQEVANDMVWNIDYFLCPLSGFVFYMTIYNSTFFLTAVSVERYLGVAFPIQHSLWRRPIYAVFASIFIWVFSILHLSIVYIVPYYNPSGTVPPSRNVCYEEFTHAQLELLLPVRLELCIVLFCVPLLICSFCYINFIHILSRLPNIGRRRKLRAIGLALGTLLVFVLCFGPYNVSHVVGFITKSSPAWRDKALLLSTFNACLDPIIFYFTSAAVRNTLGAMVRSIWCPQILWSSKKKSPETEKNSVPKPQELTNAL, translated from the coding sequence ATGCAACACTGTGATTATTATCTGTGCCTCACCATCTACATCTTTACCTTCATCACCGGCTTCCCGGCCAACGTCTTGGCCTTCTACACGCTCAGCCGCAAGGTTTGGAGGAAGCCGGCACCCATCGACATCCTCCTCCTCAACCTGATCATCTCAGACTTGctcttcctcatcttcctccCCTTTAAGATGCAAGAAGTGGCCAATGATATGGTGTGGAACATTGACTACTTTCTGTGTCCGCTGTCTGGCTTTGTCTTCTACATGACTATCTACAACAGCACCTTCTTCTTGACCGCGGTGAGCGTGGAGCGCTACCTCGGCGTGGCGTTCCCAATCCAGCACTCCCTGTGGAGAAGACCCATCTACGCCGTGTTCGCCAGCATCTTCATCTGGGTGTTTTCCATCCTCCATCTCAGCATTGTCTACATCGTGCCCTACTATAACCCATCCGGGACGGTCCCACCATCCCGAAACGTCTGCTATGAAGAATTCACCCATGCACAACTGGAGCTCCTCTTGCCCGTACGTTTGGAGTTGTGCATCGTTCTCTTCTGCGTTCCTTTGCTTATTTGCAGCTTCTGCTACATAAACTTCATCCACATCCTTTCGAGGCTGCCAAACATCGGCCGACGGAGAAAGCTGCGGGCGATTGGATTGGCTTTGGGGACGTTGTTGGTGTTTGTGCTCTGTTTTGGACCCTACAATGTCTCCCATGTGGTCGGTTTCATAACCAAATCAAGCCCAGCTTGGAGAGACAAAGCCCTTCTTCTAAGCACGTTCAATGCTTGTTTGGACCCgattattttttacttcaccTCTGCGGCTGTTAGAAACACACTCGGGGCGATGGTGAGGAGCATTTGGTGTCCACAAATCCTGTGGAGCTCCAAGAAGAAATCTCCTGAAACTGAGAAAAACAGTGTGCCGAAACCACAAGAGCTCACAAACGCACTTTGA